One region of Citrus sinensis cultivar Valencia sweet orange chromosome 6, DVS_A1.0, whole genome shotgun sequence genomic DNA includes:
- the LOC102619606 gene encoding pyruvate kinase 1, cytosolic gives MHSSHLLLEEPIRMASILEPSKASFFPAMTKIVGTLGPKSRSVDVISGCLKAGMSVARFDFSWGNTEYHQETLENLKAAVKTTKKLCAVMLDTVGPELQVVNKSEKAISLKADGSVVLTPDCGQEATSQVLPINFDGLAKSVKKGDTIFIGQYLFTGSETTSVWLEVSEVKGNDVTCVIKNTATLAGSLFTLHASQIRIQLPTLSDKDKEVISSWGVQNKIDFLSLSYTRHAEDVRQAREYLSKLGDLSQTQIFAKIENIEGLTHFDEILQAADGIILSRGNLGIDLPPEKVFLFQKAALYKCNMAGKPAVVTRVVDSMTDNLRPTRAEATDVANAVLDGSDAILLGAETLRGLYPVETISIVGKICAEAEKVFNQDLYFKKTVKCVGEPMTHLESIASSAVRAAIKVKASVIICFTSSGRAARLIAKYRPTMPVLSVVIPRLKTNQLKWSFSGAFEARQSLIVRGLFPMLADPRHPAESTNATNESVLKVALDHGKASGVIKSHDRVVVCQKVGDASVVKIIELED, from the exons ATGCATTCAAGTCACTTGCTTCTCGAGGAGCCAATCAGGATGGCTTCAATCCTGGAGCCATCCAAAGCC AGTTTCTTCCCGGCAATGACCAAAATTGTTGGAACGCTTGGTCCTAAATCTCGATCTGTTGATGTTATATCCGGTTGCCTCAAAGCTGGAATGTCTG TGGCTAGATTCGATTTCTCGTGGGGTAATACTGAATACCACCAAGAGACCTTGGAGAATCTCAAGGCGGCAGTTAAGACTACTAAGAAGCTTTGTGCT GTTATGTTGGACACAGTGGGTCCCGAATTGCAGGTTGTTAATAAGAGTGAGAAGGCAATTTCACTTAAGGCAGATGGTTCTGTTGTTCTCACACCTGACTGTGGACAAGAAGCCACTTCTCAAGTTTTGCCCATCAATTTCGATGGACTTGCTAag TCAGTGAAGAAAGGAGACACCATTTTTATCGGTCAATACTTGTTCACTGGAAGTGAGACTACTTCTGTGTGGCTGGAG GTTTCTGAAGTGAAAGGAAATGATGTAACTTGTGTGATAAAGAATACTGCAACATTGGCTGGTTCACTTTTCACTTTACATGCCTCTCAAATTCGTATTCAACTGCCAACTCTTTCTGATAAAGATAAGGAG GTCATTAGTTCTTGGGgagttcaaaacaaaattgactTCCTCTCATTGTCCTATACGCGACATGCAGAAGACGTGCGCCAA GCTCGCGAGTATCTCTCCAAGTTGGGTGACCTCAGTCAAACTCAAATTTTTGCAAAGATTGAGAATATAGAG GGTTTGACCCATTTTGATGAGATCCTTCAAGCAGCAGATGGTATTATTCTTTCCCGTGGTAATTTGGGAATCGATCTTCCTCCTGAGAAG GTGTTCTTGTTTCAAAAAGCTGCCCTTTACAAGTGTAATATGGCAGGAAAGCCAGCAGTGGTTACCCGTGTTGTGGACAGTATGACTGACAACCTGAGACCAACTCGTGCTGAAGCAACTGATGTTGCAAATGCTGTGTTAGATG GAAGTGATGCGATTCTTCTTGGTGCTGAGACTCTGCGTGGATTGTACCCCGTAGAAACTATTTCTATTGTTGGTAAAATTTGTGCTGag GCAGAGAAGGTTTTCAACCAGGACCTTTATTTCAAGAAGACCGTCAAATGCGTTGGAGAGCCAATGACCCACTTAGAGTCTATCGCATCTTCAGCG GTAAGGGCAGCCATTAAAGTGAAGGCATCTGTTATTATATGCTTCACTTCATCAGGAAGAGCTGCAAG ATTGATTGCCAAGTACAGGCCAACAATGCCGGTTCTATCAGTTGTGATCCCGCGCCTTAAGACAAATCAACTAAAATGGAGCTTTAGTGGAGCCTTTGAG GCAAGGCAATCACTCATTGTGAGAGGTCTCTTCCCTATGCTTGCTGATCCTCGACATCCT GCGGAGTCTACAAATGCCACAAATGAGTCGGTTCTAAAGGTTGCTCTTGATCACGGGAAGGCTTCAGGAGTTATAAAGTCGCATGATCGAGTTGTTGTTTGCCAGAAAGTCGGCGATGCGTCTGTGGTTAAGATTATTGAGCTCGAAGACTAA
- the LOC102620087 gene encoding uncharacterized protein LOC102620087 isoform X2: MLGLEMPLHPQSQPQPQPQPQQQNPQTNPQNPHHYPQMVAFSHHPHDTELHHTQTQSQQSVKQQHGYLFSSKQKQQQLSPLSDEDELGLTPDDSAGDGKRKASSSPWQRMKWTDSMVKLLILAVLYIGDEVGSDGNDKKKTGALLQKKGKWKSVSRAMLERGFYVSPQQCEDKFNDLNKRYKRVNEILGKGTACRVVENQSLLETMDLTPKMKEEVKKLLNSKHLFFKEMCAYHSTCGHGSGTGGTPGANHSPEVATEPSVVQQQQAQHRCLHSSETSQLGANSNRAEMEGTKLVKVGSDEEDDVEEDESDDDDYDDDDDEAVGNSRGQQNGHGQEDEDENDEKLSRKRQRQGSLPVPVSPMVLQLRCEVSNVIQDGAKTSWEKKQWMKMKLLQLEEQQISYQYQAFELEKQRLKWVKFSSKKEREMEKAKLVNERRRLENESMLLALRQKDYELLDHQHHHQQQHSSNKRSDPSSITG; encoded by the coding sequence ATGCTGGGGCTAGAAATGCCATTACACCCACAATCACAACCACAGCCACAGCCGCAACCACAACAACAAAACCCTCAAACAAACCCACAAAACCCTCACCACTATCCTCAAATGGTTGCATTTTCACATCACCCTCATGATACTGAGTTGCATCACACGCAAACACAATCCCAGCAATCCGTGAAACAGCAACATGGCtacttattttcttccaaGCAAAAGCAGCAGCAGCTATCGCCGCTCAGTGATGAAGATGAACTTGGATTAACCCCTGATGATAGTGCTGGAGATGGCAAGAGAAAAGCATCTTCTTCTCCCTGGCAGAGAATGAAATGGACCGATAGCATGGTTAAGCTGCTTATTCTGGCTGTTCTTTACATTGGTGATGAAGTTGGGTCCGACGGGAACGATAAGAAAAAGACTGGAGCTTTATTACAGAAGAAAGGGAAATGGAAATCGGTTTCGAGGGCTATGCTGGAGAGAGGGTTTTACGTATCTCCTCAGCAATGTGAGGACAAATTTAATGACTTGAATAAGAGATACAAAAGGGTTAATGAAATCCTTGGCAAAGGAACTGCTTGCCGTGTTGTGGAGAATCAGAGTTTGCTCGAGACGATGGATTTGACACCCAAAATGAAGGAGGAAGTGAAGAAGTTACTCAACTCTAAGCATTTGTTTTTCAAGGAAATGTGTGCTTATCATAGTACTTGTGGTCATGGTAGTGGTACCGGCGGGACTCCTGGTGCCAATCACTCGCCAGAAGTAGCCACAGAGCCCTCTGTGGTTCAGCAACAACAAGCACAGCACCGGTGTTTGCATTCATCAGAGACTTCCCAACTTGGGGCCAATTCAAATAGAGCTGAAATGGAAGGAACAAAATTGGTAAAAGTGGGGAGTGATGAAGAGGATGATGTGGAAGAGGACGaatctgatgatgatgattatgacGACGACGATGATGAGGCAGTAGGAAATTCGAGGGGCCAACAAAATGGGCATGGAcaggaagatgaagatgaaaacGATGAGAAACTGTCGAGAAAAAGGCAAAGACAGGGTAGCTTACCTGTACCAGTGTCACCAATGGTGCTGCAACTACGTTGTGAAGTGAGCAACGTGATTCAAGATGGGGCCAAGACTTCATGGGAAAAGAAGCAGtggatgaagatgaagttACTGCAATTAGAGGAGCAGCAAATAAGCTACCAATACCAAGCTTTCGAGCTTGAGAAGCAGAGGTTAAAGTGGGTGAAGTTTAGCTCCAAGAAGGAGAGGGAAATGGAGAAAGCAAAGCTGGTGAATGAGCGGAGGCGGCTTGAGAATGAAAGCATGCTTCTTGCTCTTAGGCAGAAGGATTATGAATTGCTTGATCATCAGCACCATCATCAACAGCAGCATTCTTCTAACAAAAGGAGTGACCCGTCTTCCATTACAGGATAA
- the LOC102620087 gene encoding uncharacterized protein LOC102620087 isoform X1, which produces MEPNGLQGGLFSGIASGMLGLEMPLHPQSQPQPQPQPQQQNPQTNPQNPHHYPQMVAFSHHPHDTELHHTQTQSQQSVKQQHGYLFSSKQKQQQLSPLSDEDELGLTPDDSAGDGKRKASSSPWQRMKWTDSMVKLLILAVLYIGDEVGSDGNDKKKTGALLQKKGKWKSVSRAMLERGFYVSPQQCEDKFNDLNKRYKRVNEILGKGTACRVVENQSLLETMDLTPKMKEEVKKLLNSKHLFFKEMCAYHSTCGHGSGTGGTPGANHSPEVATEPSVVQQQQAQHRCLHSSETSQLGANSNRAEMEGTKLVKVGSDEEDDVEEDESDDDDYDDDDDEAVGNSRGQQNGHGQEDEDENDEKLSRKRQRQGSLPVPVSPMVLQLRCEVSNVIQDGAKTSWEKKQWMKMKLLQLEEQQISYQYQAFELEKQRLKWVKFSSKKEREMEKAKLVNERRRLENESMLLALRQKDYELLDHQHHHQQQHSSNKRSDPSSITG; this is translated from the coding sequence ATGGAACCAAATGGTTTACAAGGTGGGTTGTTTTCTGGTATTGCTTCAGGAATGCTGGGGCTAGAAATGCCATTACACCCACAATCACAACCACAGCCACAGCCGCAACCACAACAACAAAACCCTCAAACAAACCCACAAAACCCTCACCACTATCCTCAAATGGTTGCATTTTCACATCACCCTCATGATACTGAGTTGCATCACACGCAAACACAATCCCAGCAATCCGTGAAACAGCAACATGGCtacttattttcttccaaGCAAAAGCAGCAGCAGCTATCGCCGCTCAGTGATGAAGATGAACTTGGATTAACCCCTGATGATAGTGCTGGAGATGGCAAGAGAAAAGCATCTTCTTCTCCCTGGCAGAGAATGAAATGGACCGATAGCATGGTTAAGCTGCTTATTCTGGCTGTTCTTTACATTGGTGATGAAGTTGGGTCCGACGGGAACGATAAGAAAAAGACTGGAGCTTTATTACAGAAGAAAGGGAAATGGAAATCGGTTTCGAGGGCTATGCTGGAGAGAGGGTTTTACGTATCTCCTCAGCAATGTGAGGACAAATTTAATGACTTGAATAAGAGATACAAAAGGGTTAATGAAATCCTTGGCAAAGGAACTGCTTGCCGTGTTGTGGAGAATCAGAGTTTGCTCGAGACGATGGATTTGACACCCAAAATGAAGGAGGAAGTGAAGAAGTTACTCAACTCTAAGCATTTGTTTTTCAAGGAAATGTGTGCTTATCATAGTACTTGTGGTCATGGTAGTGGTACCGGCGGGACTCCTGGTGCCAATCACTCGCCAGAAGTAGCCACAGAGCCCTCTGTGGTTCAGCAACAACAAGCACAGCACCGGTGTTTGCATTCATCAGAGACTTCCCAACTTGGGGCCAATTCAAATAGAGCTGAAATGGAAGGAACAAAATTGGTAAAAGTGGGGAGTGATGAAGAGGATGATGTGGAAGAGGACGaatctgatgatgatgattatgacGACGACGATGATGAGGCAGTAGGAAATTCGAGGGGCCAACAAAATGGGCATGGAcaggaagatgaagatgaaaacGATGAGAAACTGTCGAGAAAAAGGCAAAGACAGGGTAGCTTACCTGTACCAGTGTCACCAATGGTGCTGCAACTACGTTGTGAAGTGAGCAACGTGATTCAAGATGGGGCCAAGACTTCATGGGAAAAGAAGCAGtggatgaagatgaagttACTGCAATTAGAGGAGCAGCAAATAAGCTACCAATACCAAGCTTTCGAGCTTGAGAAGCAGAGGTTAAAGTGGGTGAAGTTTAGCTCCAAGAAGGAGAGGGAAATGGAGAAAGCAAAGCTGGTGAATGAGCGGAGGCGGCTTGAGAATGAAAGCATGCTTCTTGCTCTTAGGCAGAAGGATTATGAATTGCTTGATCATCAGCACCATCATCAACAGCAGCATTCTTCTAACAAAAGGAGTGACCCGTCTTCCATTACAGGATAA